The genomic segment ACATAGGAAACATAAACTTTCTTGTATCTTTATTTGTCTATTCAATCGTCTGTTTAGGCGTTATCCTGCTAAAAGTCATTATTTCTAAAATAACGCTTATCCCATGGCTAATAACTATGATTGCAGTAACAATATTTTACCTTTTCGTAAAGCATGAAATATTTTATGATGATGACTATAAAATTATTGTATTAACATTTGCCTTTATTACGGGGACGGTTTTCCTCATAGTCATTAACGAGTATGTTATAGCATGGTTACGCAAATCTTCTAAAGTATTTTTTAACGCTTTATATTTTATTCTTATTGTTATTTCTTTCTTTTTATTAGACCGCCTAATTCACCCTGATAAAGAGATAGAAAAAACGCATTATGAGTGTTCTGTTTGCCCCAGTGATTATACTGAAAAGAAAATATTATCTTATAGTTGGTTCAACTATTATGAAACGCATGATATTGACAGCACCATAACAGACCCGAATTGCAAACATGAATGGACCTCTGACCCGCGTATAATTGAAGGCGGTTTTATTGATCTATAAATCGGCAAGAACCTAACCCAGAGACCTGGTTATTGTAACAGTCCGGAAATGGTTTACTCTTCTTCTTCCGCGGCAATTTTAGCGTTGGCAATAATCATTTCCTGCGTTTTGCCCGGCACGATATCATAATGGGAGAATTCCATGGTGTAATGACCTTCGCCTCCGGTTATGGAACGCAGTTCGGTTGAATACTTTGAAACCTCTGCCAGGGGAACGGTTGCTTTAATCACCTGCTGACCGGCAATCGTATCCATTCCGGTAATCCTGCCCCGGCGCGAAGTGAGGTCGCCGGTAATATCGCCCATGAATTTGGAAGGTATGGTTATTTCAATATTGACGACCGGTTCGATAAGGGTGGGTTTGGCGTTCTTAAAGGCAATCTGGAACGCCTTGGAACCGGCAATCTTAAAGGCGGCTTCGGATGAATCCACCACGTGGTAGGAGCCGTCATAAACCGTCACGCTGACATCGACGACCGGATAGCCGGCGATGACGCCCCGTTCCAATATCCCGCGCACGCCCTTTTCTATTGCCGGGACGAACTGGTTGGGAATGGAACCGCCAAATATCTCATTATTAAACTTAAAGCCTTCTCCGCGCGGCAACGGTTCTATCCTCAGGTACACCTCGCCGTATTGCCCGCGGCCGCCGGTCTGTTTCTTATGCTTATACTGGCCTTCGGCTTTCAGGTTAATTGTTTCTTTATAAGGGATTTTAGGCTGTTTGGTGTTAACCTGCACGTCATAACGCTGTTTTAACCTGCCCATGACGACATCCAAGTGCAAGGTGGAAATACCGCTTATCACCAGCTCATTGGTCTGGCGGTCGCGCAGGATTTTAAAGGTCGGGTCGGAATCCGTCATCTTTGCCAAGGAAACGCTCAAACGCTGTTCATCGCCCTTGCTTTTCGGCTCGATTGCCAGAGAGACCATCGGGCTGGGAAACTCGATAGCCGGATATTTAATCGGGTTGGCGGGCAATGAAAATGTATCCGATATGGACATGTCTTCTATTTTGGTAACCGCCACGATATCACCGGAAACGGTTTTATCAACCGGCTTTAAATCCTTGCCGAACGGTTTAAAGAGCTTGGGCAGTTTCTGGGTTTTCTGGGTACGGCTATTAAAGAGCACCAAATCCGGTGTCAATACTCCGGAAAAAATACGCATATAGACAATCTTCCCGACAAACGGGTCGCTGACGCATTTAAAGACAAAGGAACTAAAGGGCTCGTTGTCCCCAAACTTCCTTTCGAGCAACTCTTCCGGTTTCGCGGGATTAACGCCCGCCTTCGCCCCCAAATCATTGGGCGCGGGGAAATACTTGGCGGCGAATCCCAGGAATTCGTCAATGCCGATGCCTTTCTTGGCGGAAACGCAGAAGACAGGAACGAC from the Planctomycetota bacterium genome contains:
- a CDS encoding elongation factor G — protein: MANFRNIAFVGHGDSGKTSFTEQILFKTGATNRLGEVESGSSVCDAEPDEKERKNSIDCAIVHASAKDCLFNIFDAPGYPDFVAEAISALCAADSAVLFINASSGIMINTRKMWDKIKHYNLPCAIVINKIDMENLKLQDVFASVRETFGENCIPVILPNATGSALKETINVMDAEPDKLSADSKQYRDKMIEASVEVDDQLLNKYLDGKEITKDELASAVRKAFLKGKVVPVFCVSAKKGIGIDEFLGFAAKYFPAPNDLGAKAGVNPAKPEELLERKFGDNEPFSSFVFKCVSDPFVGKIVYMRIFSGVLTPDLVLFNSRTQKTQKLPKLFKPFGKDLKPVDKTVSGDIVAVTKIEDMSISDTFSLPANPIKYPAIEFPSPMVSLAIEPKSKGDEQRLSVSLAKMTDSDPTFKILRDRQTNELVISGISTLHLDVVMGRLKQRYDVQVNTKQPKIPYKETINLKAEGQYKHKKQTGGRGQYGEVYLRIEPLPRGEGFKFNNEIFGGSIPNQFVPAIEKGVRGILERGVIAGYPVVDVSVTVYDGSYHVVDSSEAAFKIAGSKAFQIAFKNAKPTLIEPVVNIEITIPSKFMGDITGDLTSRRGRITGMDTIAGQQVIKATVPLAEVSKYSTELRSITGGEGHYTMEFSHYDIVPGKTQEMIIANAKIAAEEEE